The nucleotide sequence TCATATAATGAATCCGGACACGTAATAAAGACACTCAACACAAAACTACTATTGTCTGTGCTCTGACATTACAACAGCTAGTGAGAACAGCTggtttatttcaatattaaagACTGCCGTGAACATGATAAATGTCCTGTCTCTTCATTTCCCCCTCGATCTCACTAAACAGACACCTGATTGCTTTTGTAATTAAATTCACATCCACGAGAGGCAAGCAGCATTTGCGTGTCGATGTTAAAGCGGCAGCTTTGTAATTACATGAATGAACGGCCTCTTATCTGTTCCAGCTTTCGAATGACACATGAATAGACCTTTAGTAATTCATGAACTCCTCAGCAAAACAGAATCAGAGAAGCATGTTTCCCATGAGGCTGAGCGATGACAGGAAGTCACTGCTACAATAGAGAAATGGCATCCTGTAGTCAGGGTGTAAATCTAGGAAGTATAATACAGTTTATTCTTGCACTTTTTAGACAAGAATTAGAGAGGAAAGATGCTTCTTGAATATATGCACTAGACGAACTCACGTCTCTAAATGCTCTTCCTCCAGGATGGTCTGCACGGGCAGGTAGCCGAGCCGAGGGTGTTTGGTGAAGTACTTCTTTGAGCGGAACTTGTTTTTCAGCACCTTGGTGAAGTCACGCACATCTTCTCCTGAGGTGGTCTGTAACAGAGAGGCTGTAGGGAAATGTTCTGTTGTGCATGAAGAATTACAGTGACAGGGACAGTGTGTTTAGGCatttaggctaaaaaaaaaaaaaaatctaacaaaaatattaatgcaccaacacacatacacacacacacacacacacacacaaaataaagtagatatataaaatatctaatattatattttagggctgtcgatcgattaaaatatttaatcgtgattaatctcaTGATcggcatgagttttttttttattttttattttttttttattgtttttatttttttttaattttatttttttttattttttaaaactctaaTCAACATGGAGATGGACAAATATGGATACTTTATGCTTATTATTAGTGAAACTATAGTCAACAGAACATGAAGACTATTATAACAGAACATGCATGCAACAGAACATGCGTCCATTATAAtgatatatgagtgtcacagcaaagggtctgaatacttaggaccatgtgatatttcagtttttcttttttaataaatctgcaaaaatttcaacaattctgtgtttttctgtcaatatggggtgctgtgtgtacattaatgagggaaaaaaattaacttaaatgattttagcaaatggctgcaatataacaaagagtgaaaattttaagggggtctgaatattttctgtacccactgtatatattatatatatataatttagatagatatttatattaaacaatgtaataaattattgttattaaattacataatatttagaaataacaatacaaattaatttgtaaaaaatatttttttcacatttttttaggGTGTCACAACACCCGTACTGTTTCCTCCATAATTTTTGAACCATTTTTCACAAAGAACcatttgaaaacaacaaaacacaagccTCTTCCAGATGCTCACAGGGGTGCAGTACTCCACCATTGGATAGCTGAGATGATGGTCCTTGGAAATCCTTCCCGAGAAAAAACACATCTGACACACATTGTAGTTGAAGTGCTTCAGACTCCGATACCTTAAAGATAAACAGATGCTTAACACTAGCAGCTATGAATTTTGCGACACTGATACTGTCATTGAGCTGAACTGTATTAACACTGAACGAAACTCAGCTGAACAATGACACTGttgttttctgtagagctgcttataacttaaatgtaattagtttcataatttaagaattttgcttttttctgtttattactaTAAAGCTTCTcgaaaacaatctgtattgtataaagtgctatataaataaatgttacttgactTTTATGGCACTGTCCACACAAATAATATACATTGATGAAccattacttaattttttaatcaaatgcacaaaaaacCTTGTTCCCCATTCTGACAtgatattattagtattactattaTAGTGTGTTTTATGgtatcattttaaatttcagcacttttgatatatttaatttcaatgtttattGCAAGAAAgtaatgaaatgacaaaaatcagGGATTTACACTGAAGTTTAGACACATTCCAAATTCTGGGATTACAAAAATGTCAAAcctcattaaaatatattgtatatattattatttataatatattattattaatagctaataaaagtaaataataaaagtattagtataataaagtataataaaaaataataaaagtaaaaaaaataataataaaaagtgcaacattgttattactattgttattttaattttattataattaataaaattttattataattaatttgaattgaatattttattgtataattgttGTATATTGTTCTATTTTGTTTGACCTCTTGAGGGTGACGAACAACCTTGTCTGAAGGTTATGCACCTCCTCTGCTAAAGAAAATTAGATGATGAGTTTCTATTTTCTAAATGACAATGTCATAACTgttcacaataaaacaaatttccCTTTGTTTACCTGAAGCCCACCATGGGACACTCTTTACAGATGTTACATTTGGCCTGATGTTTGGCGGTTTCTGCGGCGACGACTCTATGAAGTACAGGCAACCAGACCATGGACTGCGGCTCCAAATGCATCCAGTCCACAAACTGCTGCAGCTCAATGACGTCATTACGGCCCACCTGAACCCCAGACGACAGACAAACCCCTCATTCATAACCACAATGCACTGCATGACGCTCTATAATGGAGCTGTCTGAGTCTAAAAGCACTCAGATGGTCTCTTTATCATTTCAGAAGCGTATTCAACTACAACCCAAAAACTATAATATCCAATCACAACCTTATTAGCCTGAGGGGAAGGGATCCATTAGTAATTTTGAAGTGAAGCAAATGAGGCCAATTGTGATCATTTGTGTCTCCCTCGTGACATTAAAACTGCTACTACTGTTATGAATCAATTACAGCAGGCCAGTTAAGGCAGGACTATCAAGAGTCTTTCATTACATGCAACATTAAATGAAAAGAGCTCCACTGTGACCCAAGTAAAACAGTGAAGTATTGGAGGCTCCGTCCAGGGCGGCTTTCGGGAGAGCTGAACGGATTTATAAATACTCCATTACACCAGCGGATGTGGTCCACATCATAAAGCACTCCATCATGTGATATTATGGGAATGCGCGCACACAAATCAAGTggatttcatttaaatatctCTCGGTAGCTTGTGCGTCAGCTGTCGAATCGAGCGCTAAGCGTCTGAAAGTGGCGATGTAAATCCCCTGGCAGGCCTGCCACTCTTATAACTAAgctcatcatttatttatatgtcaAAACTCAGTGAAGTGTAATGATGAGCCCCTATCCCCAAATAAACAAGTCTGAGCATCCGTTCAGCAGACCCCTTTAGGAATATATAATATCTCGCACACCTGAATTATGTATCATAGAATCATGTTCATTGATTTTCATGTCAGAATTTTGGTTAAACATTGTCATCTTTTAATGTGCACATACTTTTTTTGGTACTGAAAATATTTGTGTAGATCAAAATGTTTGAGATCTGATTTTTCACTTTGGTGTTAGATTGAGAAAAACACTGAGATTGATCTAACAAGGTTACTAtataactaactgaaataaaggtcaaataaaatgtaatataaatattagacaaaaaaagAGATAAGATGTTGTTTTAGCAACAATGAAATAAGTTTaggttgaagcactaaaataactggaaataaatcaaaactacaactgaaataaaagtaaattaaacctaaacaataatataaaaaataaagacaaaacagttaaataaaatgaaacccgaataataaaaataaagctaattcaaaataataataaaactataacgGTCTACAGAAAAATCTGACTCATAAATCTCCCTTTAACCTTGATTTAATCTCAAcgctttgaaattaaataaaacttaaaaaatgtagaactaaaactaacaaaacaaaagcacattattaaaaagttatattatgacattattagactaaaattaaaataactgaaaatataaaaaagctaatttgaaatattaatactaCTACCTAAATATGATACAGAAATAACATTAATtctcaggagaaaaatctgaCACATAGGTCTTGGTTTGAACTGATAGAAAGATATGAAGAGAGGTATCTCATTATCTTGTTTTATAGAGTTAACTCACATTCTGAAAGCAGCTACGGACACTGGGCTCCATGTTACTCCCCCCGAACGCTGCGGCCTCCCCGAGCTGGTGTGGGATTTGGATGCTGTTGTGTAGCAGTAACGCCAGCTGCCTCTGGTTACAGATGCCTGCAGCGCCAGCCACCTGAGCGAACAGATCTGTGGAGGACAGCAGGAGCGAAACTCAAAGAACATCACATGATGAGACCAAGAGGGTGAGTGGCTAAGATTTTAGACTTAAGATCCAATTTATAAATGTCCTTGTAGGAGCTACAGCAAGGAGGGTGTTGCATTCAATTCTCAGTAGGTCTGAGACACTGAGATCAAAGTTTGCAGTGAAATTGTGCACAGACATTTAAAGTGGAAGAAAGAAGCCAGTGTTTCACAACATAActtaattcatttataaattgAGAGCAGGATAGAATATTTTATGCCACTTATATTCAATATCAAAGTACTTGCATTTGTATTTATCCTTTAGAGGTCCTTTTGAAAGAGAAAACAAGCCGATCTTCATGGACAACACTTGAACTTTTCCACTTCTGtcgctattaaaaaaataaagacagcaaaagtcaaaaatcaatctgaacaggtttttttttgttgttgttgtgaacaACACACTGAATTCTGTCACAGCCTTCTAGCTACACTTACATTTATATAACACACAAAtgacttattatattttaaatgcatattatctTGGGGAAATACACTGGTTATGTCTTTACTAAGCAGTTTTGTGTCAGCTTGTCCTCTTggcaaaaaatagaaatattgctGTAGGATAGcaaaaagaaattaacataaAGCATTACATCAAATATGTATGAGAGCAACCATTACAGAGGGGACTGTCTGCAATAGTTTAGAGGTCAGGAGAATCACTTTTTAGAGTGCATTGGACAACTCattcagatttaaaattttataaatgtcattattagataaaaaatattaaaccaagaGTTAAGCTTACTATatctataaactatatattttgttttatcatattaaaccaaatatttatttatttatttatttattttgtgattatgcTGGCAAATAAATGCCTAATATTTTGTTATTGGATGcacacatcacttgctcaccaatggatcctctgcagtgaatgggtgccgtcagaatgagggaatccaaacagctgataaaaacatcacaataatccacaagtaatgtacattatttacaaACTGTGTATGTgctgtaataaacaaataaatcaagacctttttaacttcacaagacattaaatgatggactggagtggtgtagattattgtgatgtttttatcagctgtttagactctcattctaacggcacccagtcactgcaaaggatccattggtaaacaagtgatgctacatttctccaaatctgttctgaaaatCAAACCCAACTACATCTAGGagggcctgagggtgagtaaattttcagctaatttatatttttgggtgaactattcctaagtgtctaaatatgttttaaaggccactgtattacattttatgcatttagcagacacttttatccaaagcgacttacagtgcattcaggatatacattttttttttttaaccagtatttgtgttccctgggaattgaacccacaaccttttgcactactaacacaatgctctatcactgagccacaggaacagatAAGATAAAGATAAGACCCATACAGACCTGTCGTAGACCTTTAGAAGCCAGTTTAGACACAGATCCACACATAAAGGCACATTAACCAGATCCGGATGCACCTGCTGAAGTTCATGGTAGATTGTGCAGAGACAGTTTATGATGCTTGGAATCTCCAGTAGCTGCCCAttatgtgtgagtttgtgttgatCAAAGACACTCTGGGCAATGCTGAGCTCCATAAGGTCCactgaaacagacagacagatttcaTCTCCACTCATTCAGTCTCCACAATGAATTCCATTCAGCGCATTTTAATGAAAGTCACTGGAGCGTAACTCATCCGTTGCCGTGTAATGAAAATTCCCTATtgaaaaggcagaaaaaaattatatttcttatcAGCATTCATCAGATTTGCAACCAATTATACATTTCAACAACTACCCTTTCTCAACATCACCCACAAAGCAGCTGCTGTCTGTTACCAAAAACACCATCCGGCTATTTCTGCACAGCTTGTACTGTACTAATGTTGTCAGCGGGTGGCTTGCCGGCTCTAATGCTCTCAAAACTCCTACTGCAGATCAAAGGCTCATAGTTAGTGTACCAGAAACGTCCTGACGAAATTAGCAGATAGAGCTTGAGATTGCTTGGTTGAAATTGCCTTTGTCTTCTGGAGTAATCTGTTTACTTCCAAAGTCATTTAGAGTGAGAAGTGATGAGGGGTTTTTCACATTGATGGTAATTTGCAATGCAATGATATAATTTtcaaattgattttgttttttgttcaaatatCCCACAGAAGGAAGAtggatgtgttttttatttattgggaaAGTATATGAAGTATAAGACTTAAATGATAAGTTATCACTCACAGCAGAGGGCTTTCTGTAGCCGGCGGCTCTTCATCGCTGTGCGGTAAGCAGAGAAACGCACATGGCTCAGATCAGCTGCATATCGAGGGTAAAACATAAAGGCTGGATGTGAATATTATCAAGAAGAAAAGTCCTAGTTCTCAAgttcaaataaaaagcaaaatgtaaGAAAGCATGCATACTGAACTACATGGACACTGATTGACAGGAGCAAGAACAAACCCATTGACTGAAATAGCTGTGTCATCTTTGGATGATCCCATGAGGTGGTCTGCTGCTCATGACTGAAagataattcataataattaacaTCAATTCACCACCATGGAAAATGTATTTTGGTATCTCTTAAGTATAAGAATTAAACTGacagaaggttttgaagagtttCTCACAATTATTCGAAGGAGTCTTTTTTTGTTGTAcaaaatcaatagttttaatctgtaaggatgcattaaattggtcaaaaatgaccttgaaaacttttataatgttacaaaaagatttctatttcaaataaatgctattcttttgaactttctattcatctgataatcctgaaaaaacaaaataaatattaagcaaaacagctgttttcatcatttataataataagaaatgtttcttgagcagcaaatcagcatattagaatgatttctgaagaaaattataataatacattttagtaagAGTGACTGCAACTAGATTAAAATTTGTTGAATAACTTAATTCTAATGCAAAACTGAACACATGGGAAATCATAGCGGGATGACAATGTATGAAACAACTCACTTGATATAATAAGGAACACCGCTATGAAAAACAGCTCTTTGCCAAGGGAACTGAACGGAAGCTGGTTGGGAGACAGAAGGTTTCAAAGTCATGACATTTGAATAACTTTCACGCAGTGTGGTTTTATTATACAGTGGAAAACGTATTTAAGACAAATTGGGTTTTCTCTACTTTTCTGAACAATGATTTTTCATGACTTCTTCAGCAGTTTCCAGATGCCCGGATGaagatttttaagaaaaaaatttaaaaatagcaatttCTAGCCAGCCGGTGAATATCCTAGAGTTGAGTATAACTAAAATATttgcattaccattcaaaagcttggggttgaagattttataatatttttgaatgttatgctgcatttatttgataaaaaaacagaaatacaataaaacgtacaacattatgaaatatcattacaatttaaaataactttttcttttgtattgtaatttattcctgtgatgcaaagccgaattttcagcatcattgctgcagtcttcagtgtcacatgatccttcagaactcattctgctctagaaacatttctgattattatcaatatatttatcaggatacatttttttcaggattctttcatgaatagaaagttcaaaagaacagcatttatttgaaaatcttttaaaatctttagtaacattataaatatctttactgtcacttttaatcaattaaatgcattcttgctaaaaaaaagtgttaaagacattaaaaagtaaagtctaactgaacccaaacttttgaatggtagtgtacacccattcactacagaaatTACTTTTCaggtactttttattaattcacataAGTGTTCCaggcctaaaaaaaataaataaataaaaaaattcaccattTTAGAGTTAAAAAGGTTTTCCATGACTATGGGAGTActgaaaaaatgcttaaaaatgtttATCCAACTTACCAGACAAGAGGTCATGGGAGAAATGTCTCTTATCTGTTTGAGAGCATTGCAACTGCCGGTGCTGATTACCCACAATCCCctgataaaatttaaaaaagaataaatattctCAAACAATCAAGAACGAAGGATTATGACTTTACCAAATGGCAAGATAAAAAATGATGCCTAACATCTTACTGTGCTTTCAGACCATAATGCGCTGATCGAAACAGACCCCCCCAATAGAGACATAATGGTAGCTCAGATCAGAGGGAAATTACAGTGCTTTAAAGTCTTTTTCATCCTATGAGACGACTAAGCAGGGGGCAgtctgaagaaaaataaagacattgtTCTGAGAATATGAGAAAGAAGTCTCTAGTACTTCACTCCTGAAATGACCAGACGCTCATTATCCAACACGCCTGTCTTCAAGAGTCTGTGGAGACACATCTCTGCCAAAATATAATGAGTGCCCTTTTCATCTTGTGTGATAGACAATGCCACATCCCAAAAGCACAAATGGTGCAACTCTTTCagttatatttcagttataaCTATTACATGAAATCCCAAAATGCTCACTCGGGGTGAAAAATGTTGTTGTTCGAGCTCCAAAAATAAGTTAGTAGCAGTCTGACTGTGGTTTGATGAGTGGTGTTGGTGAAACAAGGCCCAAGAGTGTCATTGGGCAGTAGCAGCTTAATTATCTATGTTCTCCAGCTGCCCAGATCGATACGGAGGGTCAATATTTCTGCCCACAGGATCCTCAAAACAACATGACAGTCACACACTCGTCAGCGCTGTGGGATAAAGGAGCAATCAAAAACAGACTGGACTCCGTGTGGTTTGAGTAATCCTAATGCGCGATTAAAAATAATCGATTCTTTAAGGTCAACACTGGTGTTTGAATGCACCTTATGAGCATTTCAGAGTGGGATGCCAACCGGCTCTAATTATCTGTTGCCCATGTGGCACAAAATGACATCTATATAGCTATTATGTGGGCTAGTAAGAAATATTCTAAACCTGAGgagtaaataatcaaaaattttgaCCTTTAGTTAACCCCAAATTAAAAATCTGCTtaacatttactcactctcaggccatccaagatgtagatgagtttgtttcttcatttggagtaatttagcattacatcacttgctcaccaatagatgcagtgaatgggtgccgtcagaatgagagtctaaacagctgctttattcaattattatcttgtgaagtgaaagctGAATGTAAGAGTGTATGGAACATATCCATCatggtgttttaattttaaaacatcacTTTTTGCCAAAATAgtgcataatccataataacgcttcctccagagaaaaaaaaaaaatccatcctctgttgtcctctcacaacaAAATACACTGGACTCAAAAAATAATACTCAAAATGCAGAAGCAATATTTTGGATAGAGGACTCTTGAAGTTACAAACTTCTTAATGATGAacatgtttattacaaacatggagccttaattgatggactggagtggtgtggattattgtgatgtttttatcagctgtttggactctcattctgacggcacccattcactgcagaggcaaaatttctctaaatctgttcagatgaagatacaaacacatctacatcttggatggcctgagggtgattaaatgattacttttatttacatttatttacagttagCATGGATACATACAGCTTAAAGAGTATTTCAGATGGTTTTATGCCCTTGTACTGCACATCTCAGAGTTTAACCAATGTACAGTAACTCCATCTTGACCCTGATGTTTGACATTGTATGATCAGTAGGCGGTGTGGTCTGATGACCTTGCGTGTATGCAGTCCTCTACCTAATCTGACCTGATGGGACGGTTCAATAAAACAGATGCATTTGCTCACATGAGACATCTTGCTACCCTATTTATTCAAATGCCCTTGTACAGTCAAATCTGAGTCTGATCTTTCACTGGATCTGCCTTGTTCTATTCTAGgctaaaattacaaagaaaatgtcATATTTGATCATCACATGAGACATGAGGGATGAGCTGCCTATGACATATCCAAGTGTATAATAGAGTTCTAAGTCTGTGGAGGTCAAACTGGAAAAAACTGAAGAATAGAGAGTGAACACACAGACATCTGTAGTACTAGAGTAAATTTTCCCTCTCAAAAACACCAGTAGACTcctaataataatctaaaatattgttATCATATACATAAATGTTGAACAGTAAAGCAggtcttaataaaataaatactaaaagaGTTTATAATAAAAAGGGTCTAGTTTATATTGAAAGGTGATCATTTTAAGCTTAAAATCAGCCATTTTGAAGAACAATTCtgaaacataaaatagaaaaagaatatgtTACCAATTCAGCgtcaattaaaaatttaataataaagaaaataaattttggtagCACTTAACAAATAAGATCCTATTTGTACTTACTACATTAAGTTGTTAACTACATGAATTAACGAGCAATGAAAAGTTATTCTAAAACAGTTATTGGTCTTAGTAAATGTAAGTTTCAACATTAACTAATACATCATTAAAATCAagaattgtaatgttacaatattAATTGGAcctgattaataaatactgtaacaaattagTTATTGCATTAATGGGCCTCGTTTTACATCTttgctgtaattttttaaatgaactcaCGATATTTTCCACGTGCTCCAGCACACAGTTGACCATGCTGTGTTCCTCAGAGTGCAAGCTCTCCTTCTCCATCTCAGCCAGGCCAAGGTCCAGTTGGTTCATGGCATGTTGGAGATCCTGAAGTTTCCCCAGAGCCCAGTCAACCTCGTGCTGCCAGCTGGCGGCCTGAGCACTGAACCGCTCCCAGTGCTGCTGGACCTCAGTGGCCTGCTCCTGAACTGCTTGAGCCAGCTGAAGAATCTTCTCCTCCTGGACTGTCTCTGCAGAAAGTCAAACACAGCATCAGTCAAATGACCTCAAGGGAGATGTCCCACATCATGTCATTTTAGTGATTATTTAATCCAAAGTAGCATTTTTTGTGATCTGTTGGTTTCTGCATACTATGGAGACATTTATAGACCACGATGACCATGACGTCCTTTACATTATTACAGTAGATTACAACATCATAACAGTAGACAGTAAGCAACTTCAAAGCTATGATTAGCGGCATTGCTGTTTCAATGTCACACAAACTTAGGCTACCTTTGTCTTATATGTAGCTTTGGAAAGTTCAgttctttacatttacatatcatttacatttagtcatttagcaggcgcttttatccaaagtgctataacaagtctcagttagcttaatgcagtgcACGtagtaaaaagaaaacagatagaaatacaaaaagattagaaaagctagtgttggTTTGTTATTCTaacttttttaagaaaaaaattagaatagATAGAAAGAagatatgtgtttttaaattcttTCTATTAAATCGGTTTGTTTGGACGGTTCTTGTAAACGTACAGTTTCCAAAAAGTGGCATTTTGATTCTATTTTGatgatttcatttttgtatgcctttttgtataaattatagAGACAACTatagttaattatatttaaagtaaatggaTATGTTTACATGCTTAATTGTAATTGTCAGTAAGCTACTATAAAAAGATTATCTGctcatatttatttgttcatgtcAGATACATGTAGACTGGGTTTTACAGGACTGAATATTTTAGGAGTTAAGAGTCCTAGTCCATATTACTGTGGACCAGCACTTACCGTGTCTCTTTACTCTGGAATCTAATCTTTCCTCTGCGATCAGCTGCTATAAATCCAGCTCAGATTTAAATCCGTCCCCTTCAGCACTCTCTCACTTTTCACTTTGTGTCCTATAAGGTTTATTGTGTCTACTGAGCCATTACAGAGACACAtaaatcaaacagcaacaacGCTATAGCCTAAAACTATGACCTCCAGAAATGAAAGGTGTAATAAAAAATTAGTGTTTGAATCCAGGAGACGACCATTTACATCAGAAAGACAATACACATAAAATTTGACACTTGGTGGCACCTTTAATAGAAACAGACAACTGAGGACAAAACCAGACTGATAGGTGAAATCTGTCACTGCAACAAAGTTTCTCTCCTACACAGT is from Cyprinus carpio isolate SPL01 chromosome B17, ASM1834038v1, whole genome shotgun sequence and encodes:
- the LOC109106784 gene encoding utrophin-like, with the translated sequence MRILNKPSSLKIMAMVRSSLQKVMLFLEHIQRMAVISPRYQKLCKDIETDVDTQTDLSKRALGSQIQNTKAQELDKFGDVDHIHIASRRECLEAGVEKWTGLIAILEELWFWVKLKDEELTRQKPVGEDVHTLQQKQGYCTALHSELIGRRQDVNQMCLSLAVQPTTMEVLSNIEMASAETVQEEKILQLAQAVQEQATEVQQHWERFSAQAASWQHEVDWALGKLQDLQHAMNQLDLGLAEMEKESLHSEEHSMVNCVLEHVENIGIVGNQHRQLQCSQTDKRHFSHDLLSASVQFPWQRAVFHSGVPYYINHEQQTTSWDHPKMTQLFQSMADLSHVRFSAYRTAMKSRRLQKALCLDLMELSIAQSVFDQHKLTHNGQLLEIPSIINCLCTIYHELQQVHPDLVNVPLCVDLCLNWLLKVYDSDRSGKVQVLSMKIGLFSLSKGPLKDKYKYLFAQVAGAAGICNQRQLALLLHNSIQIPHQLGEAAAFGGSNMEPSVRSCFQNVGRNDVIELQQFVDWMHLEPQSMVWLPVLHRVVAAETAKHQAKCNICKECPMVGFRYRSLKHFNYNVCQMCFFSGRISKDHHLSYPMVEYCTPTTSGEDVRDFTKVLKNKFRSKKYFTKHPRLGYLPVQTILEEEHLET